The following proteins come from a genomic window of Euryarchaeota archaeon:
- a CDS encoding aldehyde ferredoxin oxidoreductase family protein → MPGGLHGKLLDVDLTTAAMSDWHIPADWASLHLGGRGIGARILLDQYEGRAEDDPLGPRNILVFMTGPLVGLSVPGAGKHAVYARSPLTGLFAEAFCGGYFGSELKKTGYDGIIIRGRAPEWQYLSVIDGRPEILPAGDLRGAPVSKTEAELLKRSPRARCASIGPAGENLVRFAAIMTDRNRAAGRCGVGAVMGSKTLKAIVVRGNAKVPVDDEAAYREALKDYISTLQSPGMKRFGEYGTPGGVESLDSLGILPTHNFHQGRFEGASKISGVRLHDDLLVGRDTCFACHVRCKRIVEGEVDGERIEKAQGGPEYETIAAFGSLQMVDSLEHVSLANARCNEHGLDTISAGNVIAFAMEASERGLIDDGVAWGDASKALRLLDDIAYRRGLGETLSLGVREAARRLGGSDFAIHVKGLEVPMHEPRGKKGLGLTYAVGPRGANHNEGLHDTSVERANASPELGATAALSRFDASERKTAVVKNWEDAVSFTNSLIVCLFTTNLTGKAYNLPHLRRLVTAVTGVQMDRDSMLEVGERNFNLGRLFTTRMGARPEDDDLPPRFKREPLDFGDRQEAIPDDVLRPWIADYYALRGWGVDGAPSPATLARLGLSTLARA, encoded by the coding sequence ATGCCCGGCGGCCTTCACGGAAAGCTCCTCGACGTCGATCTCACGACGGCGGCGATGTCGGATTGGCACATTCCTGCGGATTGGGCCTCGCTTCATCTCGGCGGCCGGGGAATCGGCGCGAGGATACTGTTGGACCAGTACGAGGGGCGCGCGGAAGACGACCCGTTAGGGCCTCGGAACATCCTCGTTTTCATGACGGGACCACTCGTCGGTCTCTCGGTCCCCGGCGCCGGAAAGCACGCGGTCTACGCACGCTCGCCGCTCACAGGACTGTTCGCGGAGGCGTTCTGTGGCGGGTACTTCGGCAGCGAGTTGAAAAAGACCGGTTACGACGGCATCATCATCCGAGGCCGGGCCCCGGAATGGCAATACCTCTCCGTCATCGACGGAAGACCTGAGATCCTGCCCGCCGGAGACCTTCGGGGAGCGCCCGTGTCGAAGACCGAGGCGGAGCTTCTGAAGCGGTCTCCTCGCGCCCGATGCGCCTCCATAGGACCCGCTGGAGAGAACCTCGTACGGTTCGCGGCCATCATGACGGATCGCAACCGCGCGGCAGGAAGGTGCGGCGTGGGCGCGGTGATGGGTTCGAAGACGCTGAAGGCGATAGTGGTGAGGGGGAACGCGAAGGTGCCCGTCGACGACGAGGCGGCGTACCGGGAGGCGCTCAAAGACTACATCTCGACGCTCCAAAGCCCCGGCATGAAGCGTTTCGGCGAATACGGGACGCCGGGAGGCGTGGAATCGCTCGACTCGCTGGGGATCCTACCGACGCATAACTTCCACCAAGGCCGGTTTGAAGGAGCGTCGAAGATCAGCGGCGTGCGGCTCCATGACGACCTGCTCGTCGGGCGGGACACCTGCTTCGCCTGTCACGTCCGTTGCAAACGCATCGTCGAAGGAGAAGTGGACGGGGAACGGATCGAAAAGGCCCAAGGCGGGCCAGAGTACGAGACCATCGCCGCGTTCGGCTCGCTGCAGATGGTCGACAGCCTGGAGCACGTGTCGCTTGCGAACGCGAGGTGCAACGAGCACGGGCTCGACACGATCTCGGCGGGGAACGTCATCGCCTTCGCCATGGAGGCCTCGGAACGCGGGCTCATCGACGACGGCGTCGCGTGGGGGGACGCTTCGAAAGCGTTGCGGCTGCTTGACGACATTGCGTACCGTCGCGGCCTCGGCGAGACGTTGTCGCTTGGCGTGCGCGAGGCGGCGAGGCGACTCGGCGGGTCGGACTTCGCGATCCACGTGAAAGGCCTTGAGGTGCCGATGCACGAGCCGCGCGGGAAGAAAGGCCTTGGACTCACCTATGCGGTGGGTCCCCGCGGCGCGAACCACAACGAGGGGCTCCACGACACTTCCGTGGAGCGCGCGAACGCCTCGCCCGAACTCGGGGCGACCGCCGCCTTGTCGCGGTTCGACGCGAGCGAAAGGAAGACGGCGGTGGTGAAGAATTGGGAGGACGCGGTGTCCTTCACGAACAGTCTCATAGTCTGTCTTTTCACGACGAACCTCACGGGGAAGGCGTACAACCTCCCGCATCTAAGACGGCTCGTGACCGCCGTGACCGGTGTCCAGATGGATCGCGATTCCATGCTTGAAGTGGGCGAGCGGAACTTCAACCTCGGCCGCCTTTTCACGACGCGTATGGGGGCGCGCCCGGAGGACGATGACCTGCCGCCGCGCTTCAAGCGCGAGCCGTTGGATTTCGGTGACCGCCAAGAAGCGATCCCGGACGACGTGTTGAGACCGTGGATCGCGGATTATTACGCATTACGCGGTTGGGGCGTCGACGGAGCGCCCTCGCCCGCAACGCTGGCACGACTCGGTCTTTCGACGCTCGCGAGAGCATAG